The Novipirellula caenicola genome window below encodes:
- a CDS encoding SDR family oxidoreductase: MANGRLQKFKAVITGGSDGIGLAIATAFAREAAELWLIARDGEKLASAADELRASGATVHFTAADLTDPSAIQQVYAEITQSWDTVDVLVNNAGIARFTDFAEVSQDEIQAQVQLNLLTPFLLTQTLLPLLVKAQGNVINISSTSAHRLIPGRPASVYAMTKGGLNSLTKALALELGPVGVRVNAIAPGTINTPLTQKMIASFSEQRKAEYDEFVRQSFALGRLGEPEDVAKLAVHLASSDAKWMTGSVCLVDGGLSTN; encoded by the coding sequence ATGGCGAACGGGCGTCTCCAAAAGTTCAAGGCAGTGATTACAGGCGGCAGTGATGGCATCGGATTGGCCATTGCCACCGCGTTTGCAAGGGAGGCGGCCGAGTTGTGGCTGATTGCAAGGGACGGCGAAAAATTGGCGTCCGCAGCCGATGAACTGCGTGCGAGCGGTGCCACCGTCCACTTTACCGCCGCGGATCTTACCGACCCCTCCGCGATTCAGCAGGTTTACGCTGAGATCACGCAGTCTTGGGACACCGTGGACGTGTTGGTCAATAATGCGGGGATAGCTCGGTTTACCGATTTTGCCGAGGTTAGCCAGGATGAAATCCAGGCTCAGGTGCAGCTGAACCTGTTGACGCCGTTTCTATTGACGCAGACGCTGTTGCCGTTGCTGGTTAAAGCCCAAGGCAACGTGATCAACATCTCTTCAACATCCGCGCATCGCTTGATCCCGGGCCGGCCCGCGTCGGTCTATGCGATGACCAAAGGAGGACTGAATTCGCTGACGAAAGCACTTGCATTGGAGCTCGGCCCCGTCGGCGTGCGTGTCAATGCGATCGCTCCGGGCACGATCAATACGCCGCTGACCCAAAAGATGATTGCGTCGTTCTCAGAGCAACGCAAAGCCGAGTACGACGAGTTTGTCCGTCAATCGTTCGCGCTAGGCCGGCTGGGAGAACCCGAAGACGTAGCCAAACTGGCGGTTCATTTGGCGTCCAGTGATGCAAAATGGATGACCGGATCGGTTTGTCTGGTCGATGGCGGATTGAGTACCAACTAA
- a CDS encoding DUF2237 domain-containing protein: MAGKNVLGGELASCSTDPLTGFYRDGCCNTGASDSGLHVICAKMTAEFLEFSRSRGNDLSTPNPMFRFPGLRPGDRWCLCAARWKEAYDAGKAPPVVLEASHISALEFASIEELQEHAVLEEE, from the coding sequence ATGGCTGGAAAAAACGTTTTAGGCGGCGAACTCGCCAGCTGCAGTACCGATCCACTAACCGGGTTTTACCGCGACGGATGCTGTAACACCGGAGCGTCTGATTCGGGGTTACACGTCATTTGCGCCAAGATGACGGCCGAATTTTTGGAATTCAGTCGATCGCGAGGCAATGATCTGAGCACTCCGAACCCGATGTTCCGATTTCCCGGATTGCGTCCCGGTGACCGCTGGTGTTTGTGTGCTGCCAGGTGGAAGGAGGCGTATGACGCAGGCAAAGCGCCGCCAGTGGTGCTCGAAGCGAGTCACATCAGCGCGTTAGAGTTTGCCTCAATCGAAGAATTGCAGGAGCACGCGGTGCTCGAAGAAGAATGA
- a CDS encoding acyl-CoA dehydrogenase family protein, with amino-acid sequence MAIDHNVQNTQRLAQREQQMRKAEELLGSLPQALGIAKGLFHGRFIHNWVFAYPALTMQQRADVTEAELKLIQFCDANLDPQQIDRAADIPRHVIDGLAELGLLGMTAPASFGGRGFSQKQYCRLLEVIGSRCSSTSIFVNAHHSIGMRGLLLFGSDQQKRKWLPDLVNGKKLAAFALTEPEAGSDASNVQTTATPTPDGSHFVLNGQKRYITNGAIADVLTVMARTPVEGSDETAITAFLVTPDMPGFHVTEPRMEKLGIRGTATAKLAFENLHVPRDNILGPLGKGLKVALTVLDFGRTTFGACCTGAAKTCLRLANDHARQRHQFGRSLAEFELVQKKLARMAAWTYAMEATTTVTAGLIDRGLEDYMLETAMLKVWSTERLWTIVNDAFQIYGGAAYFTDQPLERMLRDHRINQIGEGANEVLMSFIALTGMRGPGMKMKEVNDAIKHPIGGFATVGHFGIDAVRLRLRAPAVPVRSPALRPAARRLGKQIKRLGTTVQWTLVHHREEILDRQLLLERIAWIAMELYATASSLSRLDSELVNGDRSHTATANYFIADSLRRVDRCFRNLRDNDDERLLAAARER; translated from the coding sequence ATGGCCATAGATCACAATGTTCAAAATACGCAGCGACTTGCACAACGTGAACAACAAATGCGGAAGGCCGAGGAGTTACTCGGATCATTGCCACAAGCATTGGGAATCGCCAAAGGGTTGTTCCACGGTCGTTTCATTCACAATTGGGTATTTGCCTATCCAGCGCTGACGATGCAGCAGCGTGCGGACGTGACCGAAGCGGAGTTAAAGCTAATTCAATTCTGTGATGCCAATCTTGACCCTCAACAGATCGATCGCGCCGCCGACATTCCTCGGCATGTCATCGACGGACTTGCCGAACTCGGACTACTGGGGATGACCGCCCCCGCTTCATTCGGAGGCCGTGGTTTTTCGCAAAAGCAATATTGCCGTTTGCTCGAAGTGATTGGTTCGCGATGTAGTTCGACTTCGATTTTTGTCAACGCACACCACTCCATCGGCATGCGCGGACTTTTGTTATTCGGCAGCGACCAACAAAAACGAAAGTGGTTGCCCGATCTTGTGAATGGCAAAAAATTAGCCGCGTTCGCGTTGACGGAACCCGAGGCGGGATCCGATGCGTCCAATGTGCAAACCACCGCCACGCCAACACCCGACGGTTCCCATTTCGTGCTCAATGGGCAGAAGCGTTACATCACCAATGGCGCCATCGCGGATGTGTTGACCGTGATGGCAAGGACGCCAGTCGAAGGGAGCGACGAAACAGCAATCACTGCCTTTTTGGTCACACCCGACATGCCTGGGTTTCATGTTACCGAGCCTCGGATGGAAAAGCTTGGAATCCGCGGAACGGCAACCGCGAAATTGGCTTTCGAGAACCTGCATGTGCCCCGTGACAATATTCTTGGCCCGCTCGGTAAAGGTCTGAAGGTGGCGCTGACGGTGCTTGATTTTGGACGCACCACCTTCGGCGCTTGTTGTACCGGGGCCGCAAAAACCTGTTTACGACTTGCCAACGATCATGCACGTCAACGCCATCAATTTGGCCGATCTCTCGCCGAGTTCGAATTGGTCCAAAAAAAGCTCGCTCGCATGGCGGCGTGGACGTATGCGATGGAGGCGACCACGACCGTCACCGCAGGGCTGATCGACCGTGGACTCGAAGACTACATGTTAGAAACCGCGATGTTAAAGGTATGGAGCACCGAGCGGCTGTGGACGATCGTCAACGACGCCTTCCAAATCTACGGTGGCGCCGCCTATTTTACCGATCAACCACTCGAACGCATGCTCCGCGATCATCGCATCAACCAAATCGGCGAAGGCGCCAACGAGGTGCTGATGTCGTTCATCGCGTTGACAGGGATGCGGGGGCCTGGGATGAAGATGAAAGAGGTCAACGACGCAATCAAACATCCCATTGGTGGATTCGCCACCGTCGGGCACTTTGGAATCGACGCGGTGCGTTTGCGATTGCGAGCTCCTGCCGTCCCGGTGCGTTCACCGGCACTGCGGCCTGCCGCCCGGCGGCTGGGCAAACAGATCAAGCGGTTGGGGACGACCGTCCAGTGGACTCTGGTGCACCACCGCGAAGAGATTCTCGATCGTCAACTGTTGTTGGAGCGGATCGCCTGGATCGCGATGGAGCTGTATGCAACCGCCAGTTCTCTGAGTCGTCTCGATAGTGAACTTGTCAATGGAGACCGCAGCCACACGGCCACGGCAAACTATTTTATCGCGGATTCGCTGCGACGTGTCGATCGTTGTTTCCGAAATCTGCGTGACAATGATGACGAACGTCTACTGGCGGCCGCACGCGAACGATGA
- a CDS encoding YebC/PmpR family DNA-binding transcriptional regulator has protein sequence MGRSFEVRKVSMAKTAAQKTKVYSKYGKQIYVMAKNGGGPAANSSLRSLIEKAKKDQVPAHVIEKALDKASGVGGEDYVAARYEGFGPGGCSVIIDCLTDNNNRTITDVRNCFTKTSSKMGAPGSVAHAFEHLAILSFKGDSADQVLETLLMADVDVTDVECENGQVTVFAPTTEFYKAKQAILDTLPETEFDVEEITFVPHTRTELLPDDMPMFDKFMAMLNDCDDVQEIYHNATLPS, from the coding sequence ATGGGTAGAAGCTTTGAAGTTCGCAAGGTTTCAATGGCCAAGACCGCGGCACAAAAGACAAAGGTCTATTCCAAATACGGGAAACAGATCTATGTGATGGCAAAAAATGGCGGCGGGCCGGCCGCGAACTCCTCGCTCCGTAGCCTGATCGAAAAAGCCAAAAAGGATCAGGTCCCAGCACACGTGATCGAAAAGGCACTCGATAAGGCCAGCGGCGTGGGGGGCGAGGACTATGTCGCGGCTCGTTACGAAGGGTTCGGCCCCGGTGGATGCTCGGTCATCATCGATTGCTTGACCGACAACAACAATCGCACGATCACCGATGTCCGCAACTGCTTTACCAAGACTAGTTCTAAAATGGGGGCCCCGGGATCGGTCGCCCATGCGTTCGAACACCTCGCCATCCTGTCCTTCAAAGGTGACAGTGCGGATCAAGTCCTCGAAACGTTGCTGATGGCGGACGTCGACGTGACGGATGTCGAATGCGAAAACGGACAAGTTACCGTGTTCGCTCCGACCACCGAATTCTACAAAGCCAAACAGGCGATCCTGGACACGCTGCCGGAAACCGAGTTCGATGTCGAAGAAATCACGTTCGTCCCGCATACTCGCACCGAACTGCTTCCCGACGACATGCCGATGTTCGACAAGTTCATGGCGATGCTGAACGACTGCGACGACGTCCAAGAAATCTATCACAACGCAACGCTGCCAAGCTGA
- a CDS encoding DUF1569 domain-containing protein, with amino-acid sequence MGSSTKRKLDFHTGDEVVAEIERLRRGGYTRSKNWNLTQICEHLTHTMTGGMEGFGFRLPWILRATIVHWIVRRILRTRRMSSAPTIERLKPKSPLGADDDRIIDQCIEVIGRAQKYDGSFEDYPFVDNLTADEWRQFMWLHAAHHLGFLIPDGHPSS; translated from the coding sequence ATGGGATCATCTACCAAACGCAAGTTGGACTTTCATACCGGTGATGAGGTCGTCGCGGAGATCGAGCGACTGCGACGCGGCGGATACACCCGATCCAAGAATTGGAATTTGACGCAAATTTGCGAACACCTGACTCACACGATGACCGGGGGCATGGAGGGGTTTGGGTTTCGATTGCCGTGGATTCTACGGGCAACGATCGTCCACTGGATTGTCAGGCGGATCCTGCGAACGCGACGGATGTCCAGTGCTCCGACGATTGAGCGTTTGAAACCAAAGTCGCCGTTGGGCGCAGATGACGATCGCATCATCGATCAATGTATCGAAGTGATCGGACGGGCCCAAAAGTATGATGGCTCGTTTGAGGATTACCCGTTTGTTGACAACCTGACGGCCGACGAGTGGCGGCAATTCATGTGGCTGCACGCAGCCCACCACCTCGGCTTCTTGATTCCCGACGGCCACCCCTCTTCGTAA
- a CDS encoding SDR family NAD(P)-dependent oxidoreductase — translation MQIQNACVLVTGGSSGLGAACVANLARQHARIIIADMQPPQDAVLREFAGQIVFSQTDVCSENELQTAIDAGQQQFGPLRAAVTCAGVLHAERLLPREGVASLDAFRRVIDVNLIGTFNTLRLCGAAIAACEPDSDGERGVMVTTSSVTAFEGQIGQAAYAASKGAVASLTLPLARELAQHGIRIVSIAPGVFETPMMQAAPEKVRQSLIDQCVFPKRLGQPHQFAMLVSHVLENSMLNGSTLRLDGGVRLAAK, via the coding sequence ATGCAGATCCAGAATGCTTGTGTGTTGGTGACCGGCGGCAGTTCCGGATTGGGGGCTGCCTGCGTCGCCAATCTAGCTCGGCAACACGCACGGATTATCATTGCCGACATGCAACCACCCCAGGATGCGGTGCTTCGCGAATTTGCGGGGCAAATCGTCTTTTCGCAGACCGATGTGTGTAGTGAGAACGAGCTGCAAACGGCGATCGATGCTGGCCAGCAGCAGTTCGGCCCGCTGCGTGCCGCGGTGACGTGTGCAGGCGTATTGCACGCCGAACGTTTGTTGCCACGTGAAGGCGTCGCATCGCTGGACGCATTTCGGCGAGTGATCGATGTCAACTTGATTGGCACGTTTAATACGCTGCGGTTGTGCGGAGCCGCGATTGCAGCGTGTGAACCGGATTCCGATGGTGAGCGTGGCGTGATGGTGACGACGTCATCGGTCACCGCGTTCGAAGGCCAAATAGGGCAAGCTGCCTATGCGGCATCGAAAGGAGCGGTGGCCTCGCTGACGCTGCCGTTAGCACGCGAATTGGCGCAACATGGCATACGGATTGTTTCGATTGCCCCAGGAGTGTTTGAGACTCCGATGATGCAGGCGGCTCCGGAAAAGGTTCGCCAATCGTTAATCGATCAATGTGTCTTTCCGAAGCGACTAGGGCAGCCGCATCAGTTCGCGATGTTGGTTTCGCATGTGCTGGAAAACTCGATGCTGAACGGATCCACGTTGCGATTGGACGGCGGCGTTCGTCTGGCTGCCAAGTAA
- a CDS encoding DUF6851 domain-containing protein → MNRKQIRYGHRQPRYQSLEDRMLLAVGLQSPYQPLDVNIDLAVDAQDARDVIGILQTGHAAADESVKATGVFADVSGDNHVTPLDALRIVNHLDRQSPTIAAKLIDDSGGDGEQRYDLVTQELGLQVRTRGINELQVLINDLAISQLLMVDDGEDFLLTSTMIESALGAPLTDGVQTIELRDRESGFRCEFEVVLDRTSPQPIFHAADPVYQQQGTRLVIGFDEPIRSGVPLSADNIRVQRADSEHVIAVKAVRELASDQLAIEFDEAIANGTYKIKFIDSLQDVAGNQLTSPLPTIEVDRYFTFDVDPSSQLVTVEAVAPTISVQWDRAIQDAVIETSPGPTVASRAYGILHTAIYDAWSAYDPRAISTTIGDQLQRPDDENTLENKRVAISYAAHSVLVDLFPTQRERFDLLMQQLGLDPSADPNNATTPVGIGHRMAAELLAVRHEDGSNQLGSSVDGAVGVPYSDVSGYVAANQAGSTSIVDRWTPEFVPIDVSPAQADHLRTQQYLTPHWGEVAPFAVEDLDSLRPPLPEPFLLVNGTVDMSSKTITLEDGQVLAISRSLIGTVINPNFIQQAEELVEISSQLTDQQKLVAEFWEDGGNTSFPPGTWMTFGQFVSARDRHTLDQDVAMFFALGNAVMDAGIATWEAKRFYDYARPVRAIRSLGHLGLIGDFDVDRQVWMIDAWNPAKGTQRQPATDFLTYQTPGSDPSPPFAEYTSGHSSFSAAGATILELFTGGETFGATISLPAGSSRFEPEVVPGEATTLSWQTFREAANEAGVSRIYGGIHFADGDLQGRQLGDRVGRIVWDRVQALLHGGQE, encoded by the coding sequence ATGAATCGCAAGCAAATTCGATACGGACATCGGCAACCTCGCTATCAAAGTCTAGAGGATCGGATGCTGCTTGCCGTTGGCTTGCAATCACCCTACCAACCGTTGGACGTAAATATCGATCTTGCGGTCGATGCACAGGATGCCCGCGACGTGATCGGCATTTTGCAAACCGGGCACGCCGCAGCGGATGAGTCGGTCAAAGCCACCGGCGTGTTTGCTGACGTTAGCGGTGACAATCATGTCACGCCACTCGACGCGTTGCGGATCGTTAACCACCTTGATCGGCAATCTCCTACGATTGCAGCAAAACTGATTGACGACTCTGGCGGTGACGGCGAGCAACGGTACGATTTGGTGACACAGGAGTTGGGATTGCAGGTGCGAACTCGGGGGATCAATGAGCTTCAAGTGCTAATCAACGACCTGGCAATCAGTCAGTTGCTGATGGTCGATGATGGTGAAGATTTTTTACTGACGTCGACCATGATCGAATCCGCATTGGGGGCACCGCTTACCGATGGAGTGCAGACGATCGAACTTCGCGATCGAGAATCCGGTTTTCGTTGCGAGTTTGAAGTCGTCCTCGATCGAACCTCTCCCCAACCCATTTTTCACGCGGCCGACCCTGTGTACCAACAACAGGGAACGCGTTTGGTCATTGGCTTTGACGAACCAATCCGTTCTGGTGTTCCACTGAGTGCGGATAACATCCGGGTTCAGCGAGCTGACTCGGAACATGTGATTGCGGTAAAGGCGGTGCGTGAGTTGGCATCGGATCAGTTGGCGATTGAATTTGATGAGGCCATTGCCAACGGCACATACAAAATCAAATTTATTGACAGTCTTCAGGATGTTGCGGGCAATCAGTTGACAAGTCCGTTGCCTACGATCGAAGTGGACCGCTATTTCACGTTCGATGTCGATCCGAGTAGTCAGTTGGTCACAGTCGAAGCCGTTGCTCCGACGATTTCCGTGCAGTGGGATCGTGCCATTCAAGATGCGGTCATCGAGACGTCACCCGGTCCTACGGTGGCTTCGCGAGCGTACGGGATACTGCATACAGCCATTTACGATGCTTGGTCCGCCTATGATCCACGGGCAATTTCGACAACCATCGGAGATCAGCTGCAAAGGCCAGACGACGAAAACACGCTTGAAAACAAACGAGTCGCCATCAGCTATGCAGCCCATTCGGTCTTGGTTGACCTGTTTCCAACGCAGCGAGAGCGATTTGATCTGTTGATGCAGCAGTTGGGGCTGGATCCCAGTGCCGATCCCAACAATGCGACAACCCCCGTTGGTATTGGGCATCGGATGGCAGCGGAGCTGCTCGCAGTGAGACACGAAGACGGATCGAACCAGTTGGGGAGCTCTGTCGATGGGGCGGTCGGTGTCCCCTATTCCGATGTTTCGGGCTACGTCGCGGCGAATCAAGCTGGCAGCACATCCATCGTAGATCGCTGGACGCCCGAGTTCGTCCCGATCGACGTATCGCCAGCCCAAGCGGATCATTTACGTACTCAGCAGTACCTCACTCCGCACTGGGGAGAGGTTGCTCCGTTCGCAGTCGAGGATCTAGATTCACTGCGTCCCCCGCTGCCCGAACCGTTTCTGTTGGTGAACGGGACGGTCGACATGTCGAGCAAAACGATCACGCTTGAAGACGGACAAGTGCTGGCAATTTCACGTTCCCTGATAGGAACGGTCATCAATCCTAACTTCATTCAGCAGGCTGAGGAGTTGGTCGAGATCAGTTCTCAGCTGACGGATCAGCAAAAACTTGTCGCCGAGTTCTGGGAAGACGGAGGCAACACTTCCTTTCCACCCGGAACGTGGATGACGTTTGGCCAATTCGTCTCTGCACGAGACCGGCACACGCTTGATCAAGATGTTGCAATGTTTTTTGCGTTAGGTAATGCGGTAATGGATGCAGGAATCGCCACATGGGAAGCGAAGCGATTTTACGACTACGCTCGGCCTGTAAGGGCGATTCGCAGTTTGGGGCATCTTGGTCTGATTGGTGACTTTGACGTTGATCGACAAGTATGGATGATCGATGCGTGGAACCCGGCAAAGGGAACGCAGCGTCAGCCGGCCACCGATTTTCTAACCTATCAAACGCCGGGATCCGATCCCTCGCCCCCATTTGCTGAATACACGTCAGGCCATAGCAGCTTCAGCGCCGCGGGAGCGACGATCTTGGAGTTGTTTACCGGAGGCGAAACGTTCGGGGCCACAATCTCTTTGCCGGCAGGAAGCTCACGATTCGAACCCGAAGTGGTGCCCGGGGAAGCCACGACGTTATCGTGGCAGACTTTCCGCGAAGCGGCCAATGAAGCTGGTGTTTCGCGAATCTATGGCGGCATCCATTTTGCTGATGGTGATCTTCAGGGGCGTCAGCTTGGTGATCGTGTTGGTCGCATTGTTTGGGATCGTGTGCAAGCGCTACTGCACGGCGGACAAGAGTAA
- a CDS encoding ATP-dependent helicase, translating to MDAILKGLTESQKQAVTHIDGPLLILAGPGSGKTRVVTHRIAYMISQGVSPSQIAAVTFTNKAADEMRARVGQLAPGQPVWMGTFHRFCAQLLRRYASLVGLAENYSIYDTADSKQAMKRAIAAANVSTSHTSPEQITSIISSAKNRLVTPEMMLSASSRTGDAVAAKVYPVYQQQLLTANAVDFDDLLFHVAIMLRNNPELREDLDARFRYILVDEYQDTNLAQYAIVRGLSINNANLAVTGDPDQSIYGWRGADLNNILDFEKDYPSVTTVRLEQNYRSTPNILRVADQLIRHNQKRKQKDLYTHNPEGDPVVLRMYEDGYQEADGIADEIANAIRVEGMRPRDFAVLCRMNALTRSLEHSMRSRGLPYQIINGVEFYQRKEIKDLLAYLHLINNPSHDVAFQRVVNVPTRGIGAKTVERLRRYADVNQVPMLQAARDVYQIEGIAKRSATFVTRFVELYDRLSKKASATLEDLLRYLVEETKYEAFLEKSSVDQQDSSAIGNVDEFISAAVEFDRQHPEDGTLEAFLEQVALVSDTDAFEDSDDRVTLMTLHAAKGLEFPCIYIVGVEQGLLPHSRSMDTDAGFEEERRLLFVGITRAMQRLQLSVCKRRTVRGDTRPAVPSPFLNELPLDELRKVESTVDRDWFDEDPDAHGGYPESWDLPDESDDTLLDDAGPTVHESAAKAYDEVCQLPEAEIAERVESKKRKSAQVAGLKTAADMLNGGVTPVTAYREGTLVRHMEYGEGTVVSITGRGPKRTATVRFDDGEHNFRLAFAKLEVIEG from the coding sequence ATGGACGCCATCCTCAAAGGACTGACCGAGTCTCAAAAGCAAGCGGTCACGCACATCGATGGACCGCTATTGATCTTGGCCGGCCCTGGTTCAGGAAAGACTCGCGTGGTCACGCACCGCATCGCTTACATGATTTCGCAAGGAGTCTCGCCTTCGCAAATCGCTGCGGTGACGTTTACCAACAAGGCGGCGGACGAAATGCGAGCTCGTGTCGGCCAATTGGCACCGGGCCAGCCTGTTTGGATGGGAACGTTCCACCGTTTCTGCGCCCAATTGCTTCGTCGCTACGCGTCGTTGGTCGGATTGGCCGAAAATTATTCGATCTATGACACTGCGGATTCGAAGCAGGCGATGAAGCGGGCGATCGCCGCTGCCAACGTTTCGACCAGCCATACGTCGCCCGAACAAATCACCTCGATCATCAGTAGCGCCAAAAACCGCTTGGTCACGCCGGAGATGATGTTGTCGGCGTCCAGCCGGACCGGGGATGCGGTTGCCGCAAAAGTCTATCCGGTGTACCAGCAGCAATTGCTGACGGCCAACGCCGTTGATTTTGACGATCTGTTGTTCCATGTCGCAATCATGTTGCGAAACAATCCCGAACTACGCGAGGATTTGGATGCACGTTTCCGGTACATCTTGGTTGACGAATACCAAGACACGAACTTGGCCCAATACGCGATCGTCCGTGGGTTGTCGATCAACAATGCGAACCTCGCGGTGACCGGTGACCCGGATCAATCGATCTACGGATGGCGCGGTGCGGATTTGAACAACATCCTCGACTTCGAAAAGGATTACCCGTCGGTCACCACAGTTCGTTTGGAACAGAACTATCGCAGCACACCTAACATCTTGCGTGTTGCGGACCAGTTGATTCGGCATAACCAAAAGCGAAAACAAAAAGATCTGTACACCCACAATCCCGAAGGCGATCCGGTCGTTTTGAGGATGTACGAAGACGGGTACCAGGAAGCCGACGGGATCGCGGACGAAATCGCCAACGCGATTCGAGTCGAAGGGATGCGGCCGCGTGATTTTGCGGTGCTGTGCCGAATGAATGCGCTGACACGTTCGTTAGAGCATTCGATGCGAAGCCGTGGTTTGCCTTACCAAATCATCAACGGCGTCGAATTCTATCAGCGGAAAGAGATCAAGGATCTGCTGGCGTACCTGCACTTGATCAATAACCCCAGCCACGATGTCGCGTTCCAACGCGTCGTCAACGTGCCAACACGTGGCATCGGTGCGAAAACGGTCGAACGACTGCGACGCTATGCCGATGTGAACCAGGTGCCGATGTTGCAAGCGGCTCGCGATGTCTACCAAATCGAAGGGATCGCCAAGCGTTCGGCCACGTTTGTAACGCGTTTTGTCGAGTTGTATGATCGGCTGAGCAAGAAAGCGTCGGCGACGCTCGAAGACTTGCTGCGTTACTTGGTCGAAGAAACCAAATACGAGGCGTTCTTAGAAAAATCGTCGGTCGATCAGCAAGACAGCAGTGCAATTGGCAACGTCGATGAATTCATTTCCGCAGCGGTCGAATTCGACCGCCAGCATCCCGAAGATGGCACGTTAGAGGCCTTTTTGGAACAGGTGGCGTTGGTTTCGGACACGGACGCGTTCGAAGATTCCGACGACCGCGTGACGTTGATGACGCTGCATGCGGCGAAGGGACTCGAGTTTCCCTGCATCTATATCGTCGGGGTCGAACAAGGCTTGCTGCCGCATTCACGTTCGATGGATACCGATGCGGGGTTTGAAGAAGAACGTCGGTTGTTGTTCGTGGGAATCACGCGGGCGATGCAGCGGTTGCAGCTGAGCGTGTGCAAGCGGCGGACGGTGCGAGGGGACACCCGGCCGGCGGTACCGAGTCCATTTTTGAACGAATTGCCACTGGATGAACTGAGGAAAGTGGAAAGCACCGTGGACCGCGATTGGTTCGACGAGGATCCTGACGCCCACGGCGGCTATCCCGAGTCATGGGACTTGCCGGACGAAAGCGACGACACGCTCTTGGATGATGCCGGGCCGACGGTGCACGAGTCGGCCGCCAAGGCGTACGACGAAGTTTGCCAATTGCCCGAGGCGGAGATTGCCGAACGCGTCGAAAGCAAGAAACGAAAATCGGCTCAGGTGGCAGGTTTGAAGACCGCGGCCGATATGCTCAATGGAGGCGTCACGCCAGTCACCGCGTACCGCGAAGGAACGCTGGTGCGGCACATGGAATACGGCGAAGGCACGGTGGTTTCGATCACCGGTCGAGGCCCAAAGCGGACCGCGACGGTTCGCTTTGACGATGGCGAACATAATTTCCGTTTGGCGTTTGCCAAGTTGGAAGTGATCGAGGGGTAA
- a CDS encoding enoyl-CoA hydratase/isomerase family protein: protein MANVILSESPELGIQSVMLNRPERRNALSIELLESLCQELDRLETTRDCRVVILGGAGPVFSSGLDLREAAETSLVQRSASIVKQTLDRLRSTPLVIVAEVQGGAFAGGAGVMAACDIVIAAEDAKIGFPEARRGLLPALVMNVLRHKVREGDLRELLLVGEPITASRAQQIGLVQRIVRATQLRGTAFMVARSILAGGPDTIRKTKSLLSSAFADNVSGDATELIDLHLAARHSDEAREGLAAFNEKRDPKWP, encoded by the coding sequence ATGGCAAACGTCATTCTCAGCGAATCCCCTGAACTGGGCATCCAATCTGTCATGCTGAATCGTCCGGAGCGACGTAACGCATTGAGTATCGAGTTGCTCGAATCGCTATGCCAAGAACTGGATCGTCTTGAAACGACACGTGATTGTCGCGTCGTTATCCTCGGCGGTGCCGGGCCCGTCTTCTCATCGGGACTTGATCTACGCGAAGCCGCGGAGACATCGTTGGTGCAGCGTTCAGCGAGTATCGTGAAACAAACGTTGGATCGACTGAGATCAACGCCGCTTGTCATCGTCGCGGAAGTCCAGGGCGGCGCGTTCGCCGGAGGTGCTGGCGTGATGGCGGCTTGTGATATCGTGATCGCCGCAGAGGATGCCAAAATCGGCTTCCCCGAGGCTCGACGTGGATTGTTGCCCGCACTGGTGATGAACGTGTTGAGACACAAAGTCCGCGAAGGAGACCTGCGTGAGCTGCTGCTCGTCGGAGAACCGATTACCGCATCTCGCGCACAACAAATTGGTTTGGTCCAGCGCATCGTGCGGGCAACCCAACTGCGGGGAACGGCGTTTATGGTAGCACGCTCGATCCTTGCGGGTGGCCCCGACACGATCCGCAAAACCAAGTCGCTACTGAGTTCGGCATTCGCCGACAACGTCTCTGGCGACGCAACCGAATTGATCGATCTGCATCTGGCCGCTCGGCACAGCGACGAGGCTCGCGAAGGCTTGGCGGCATTCAACGAAAAGCGAGATCCAAAATGGCCATAG